The Paraconexibacter algicola genome includes the window CGTTCTTCGCGAAGCCGAACGCCCCGTACTGGCTCATGCCGACCCCATGCCCGAACCCGCGGCCCTTGATGACCAGGCGGGAGGCGGCGTCGGCGGCGGAGGCCCCCACGAGCCCGCTGGAGAGGGCGAGCGCGGTGGCGGCGGCGATCGGGCGTCGGGACATGCGCATCAGGGATCGGAACGCGTCCGTCGGGATCGAGTTGCGGTCGCGGGGACCGGACGGATCACGCAGTGGACGAGCGTACGTGACGGCGCGCCCCGGGGCGCCGCACGCGCCGGAGTGGCGCGCGGCGACGCGGGTAGCCTTCCCGCCATGAGCTCGGGTCCCGACGCATCCCGCGAGGCCGCCGTCGTCGACGGCGTCCCCAAGCAGCTGTACATCGGCGGCACGTGGCGCGACGCGGGGGGCGGGGGCACCCTCGACGTCGACGACCCCTCCACCGGCGACGTGCTGTGCGCGGTGGCCGACGGCACCGTCGCCGACGGGGACGCCGCGCTGGCCGCGGCGCACGCCGCCTTCCCGGACTGGCGCGACACGGCCCCGCGCGAGCGCGGCGAGGTCCTGCGGCGGGCGTTCGAGCTGATGACCGAGCGCACGGACGACCTCGCGCTGCTGATGACGCTCGAGATGGGCAAGCCGCTGGAGGAGTCGCGCGGCGAGATCGCCTACGCGGCCGCGTTCCTGCGCTGGTACGCGGAGGAGGCGGTGCGCATCGACGGCCGCTTCACCACGAGCGAGAACGGCAAGGGCCGGATCCTGACGATGCGCCGGCCGGTCGGGCCGTGCGTGTTCATCACGCCCTGGAACTTCCCGATGGCGATGGGGACCCGCAAGGTCGGCCCCGCGATCGCCGCCGGCTGCACGATGGTCGTCAAGCCGGCCCAGCAGACGCCGCTGAGCATGCTCGCGCTCGCGGCGATCCTCGAGGAGGCCGGCCTGCCGGGCGGCGTCTGCAACGTCGTCACGACGCACAGCACGGCGGAGGTGATGGCGCCGCTGATCGCCGACCCGCGCGCCCGCAAGCTGTCGTTCACCGGATCGACGCCGATCGGCAAGAAGCTCATCGAGCAGTCCGCCGAGCAGGTGCTCCGGGTCTCGATGGAGCTCGGCGGCAACGCGCCGTTCCTCGTGTTCGAGGACGCCGATCTCGACGCGGCGATCGAGGGCGCGCTGATGGCGAAGATGCGCAACATCGGCGAGGCCTGCACGAGCGCGAACCGCTTCCTCGTGCACGAGGCGGTGGCCGACGACTTCGCGCGGCGACTGGCGCACGAGCTCGGCTCGATGAAGGTCGGGCGGGGCACCGAGGAGGGCGTGCGCGTCGGGCCGCTCATCGACGAGGCGGCCGTCGACAAGGTCACGGAGCTCGTCGGCGACGCGGTCGACCGCGGGGCGCAGGTGCTCACGGGCGGGGAGCGCGTCGGCGATCGCGGCCACTTCTACGCCCCGACCGTCCTCGCGGGCGTCGATCCGGACGCGCGCGTCAACCACGAGGAGATCTTCGGACCGGTCGCCCCGATCACGACGTTCTCGTCCGACGACGAGGCGATCGAGCGGGCCAACGACACCGAGTACGGCCTCGTCGCCTACGCGTACACGCGGGATCTCGCCCGCGCGTTCAAGGTCATGGAGGGCCTGGACACGGGGATGATCGGGCTCAACCAGGGGCTCGTCTCCAATGCGGGCGCCCCGTTCGGCGGCGTCAAGCAGTCCGGCTTCGGTCGCGAGGGCGGGCCGGAGGGGCTCGGCGAGTACCTGGAGACGCGCTACGTCGCGATGAACGTGCCGTAGGCCGACCTTGCAGCGCGACATCTGTCGCGCTGCGCCGCCGGTCGGGTGCCGGGTTCGACACGGGGACGGCCGCGCTCGCTACCCTCCGCCGTCGATGCTTCCGGTCCGCCGCCAACCGAGGAGAGCGCTCCTCGGCGTCGCCGTCGTGGCTGCTGCCGCCGCCGTGGGGGTCCCCGTCGCCACCCAGGCCGACGGCGAGACCCAGGTCATCACCGAGGTGCGGCCCGCGCAGCTCGTGCCGAAGTCCAAGGCCCGGCCCGCCCCGACCGCCAGCGCCTCGTCGCTCTCGCAGACCGCGCCGAGCGTCATCAACAGCGGGCCGACCGGGCGCGTCGCGCTGACCGGTCCGTGGCGCGTGAAGACCGACCGCTACGACACCGGCTCGAGCAAGGGCTACCAGTCGGGGGCGTTCGACGGGCGAGCCGTCACGCTGCCGTACTCGCCCAACGCCCGCACGCTCACCGGCAACGCCGGGGTCGAGAGCCATCGCGGCACCGTCGCCTGGTACCGGACGTCGTTCGCGGTCCAGAAGGCGGGCGACTACCGTCTGCGGTTCGAGTCGGTCAACCACCGCGCGACCGTCTACCTCGACGGCAGGAAGATCGGGACGCACGTCGGCGAGTACCTGCCGTTCGAGTTCCTCGTCGGCCTGAAGGCGGGCGTCGAGCACGAGCTCGTCGTGAAGGCCGACTGGCGCGGCCCGCTGCGGATGAAGCGCGAGGGCTGGCACCGCACCTGGTTCAACTTCGGCGGCATCAACCGCGAGGTCACGCTGCGCCCGGTGGGCGACAGCGAGCTGACCGCCCCGACGATCAACACGCGCCTGCAGCCGGACGGCAGCGCGAAGGTCGACATCACGGTCCACGCGAAGAACCGCATCGACAGCCGCGCGCTCGGCGTCATCGGGGTGCTGCGCCGCGGGGACGAGCGCTACGAGCTCGACTTCCCCGACCTGGTCGTGCCCCGGCGCGGCACGAAGATCCTCTACGCGCAGGTCACGGTGCCCAAGCCCGCGCTGTGGGAGCCCGGCTCCCCGAACCTCTACGACCTCGAGCTCGGCGTCCCCGGCGAGTCCGGCTACGTGCAGAAGGTCGGGCTGCGGCAGGTCCAGCGCGACGGCACGAAGCTCCTGCTCAACGGCAAGCGCGTGGAGCTGCACGGCGCATCCATCCACGAGGACGCGAAGGGCCGCGGTGACGCCGTCACCGGCGCGGACATGGACGCGCTCGTCGAGGACCTGAAGTCGATCGGCGCGAACGCGACCCGGGCGCAGCATCCGCTGCACCCGGCGCTGCTCGAGCGGCTCGACGCGGCGGGCATCCTCCTGTGGATGGGCGTCGGCCCGGTCGACGCCCCTGGCGCGTGGACCTCGCGCGGCCCGCGGCTGCTCGCGCAGGCGAAGAGCCGGGTGCGCGCGTCGTACTTCCAGGCCCAGCCGCACCCGTCGCTGATCGTCTGGAACCTCGTCAACGAGATCGCCGGCAACGGGCACCCGGCCGGCCAGGTGCCGTACATCCAGTCGATGTCGGCCGAGCTCAAGCGCCGCGATCCGGGCCGCCTCGTCGCGCTGGACATCTGGGGCGCGCATCCGCCGAAGGTCGCGGGGCCGGTGTACCGGAACATCGACGCGATCGGTGACACGAACTACATCGGCTGGTACGAGCTGACCAAGGCGCCGCGCCAGACGGTCCGCAACGCGATCCGCACGCACATCACGGACCTGCAGAAGATCTTCCCGGACAAGATCATGGTCGTCACCGAGTTCGGGGCGGAGGCCAACGACCTCAACCCGACGAACCGGCCGGGCGGCTTCCGCTTCCAGGCGGACCTGCTGCGGCTGCACCTCGACGAGTACGCGAAGATCGAGGACCTGTCGGGCGCCCTGGTCTGGAACTTGCGGGACTTCGCGGTCGCGCCGTCGTTCGCGGGTGGCTCGATCCGCAAGCAGGTGCCCGAGATCCGCATCGTCAAGGGCATCAACCAGAAGGGCCTGTTCGAGTACGCCGGACGCCGCAAGCGCAGCGCCGACGTCGTGCAGGGCGCGATCACCCGGGCGCTCGCCCGGACCGCGGCCGGCGCCGGCGGCTGAGCCCTACGGGCAGCGCGGCGGGGAGGCCGCCGCGGCGCGCGCGGCCTCGCCGGCGGCGCGGGCGATCGCCGTCGTCATGGCGGCGGCGCGCGCGACGGTGAGCGAGAGGAACGCGGAGGTGCTCGTGCGGCCCGCGTCGTGGCGCGTCCGCTGGGCGAACAGCTCGAGCTCGAAGCGCGCGGCGACCGGGAGGTCCTCGACGGCGCGGGGGAACGTGCACGCGCTCGCGGCCGTGCGCGCGGCGGGCGCGGTGGCCGGCGCGGCGGCGGGGATCGCGGCGGCGGCGGCGATGAGGGCGATCAGGCGGAGCGGGCGGCGGGGGCGCGTGCGCATGCCGTGATGGTGGCGAAGACCGCAGAGAACTGCAATTCGGTCTGTCGATGTGCTGGTCCGCGGCGCGTCGGGCGGGCGCGGCGGGCCCGGGCGGTCGCGCCCGGGGCACGCTGGGCGCCTTGGAGCGGCGGGCGCGCCGCGCTCGGCGGTTCTGGGTGATCTGGGGCCCGTATGCGGCCTCCGGATCACCCGGTTCGGCGGCGCGGACCGCCCGGCCGGGCGGTTCTGGGTGATCCGGGACCCATATCTGGCCCGCAGATCACCCAGTTCGGGGCGGGCGCCGGGGCGCCCGCGCCCGCGTCCGTCAGGCCTGGTTGCCCGCGGCGATCTTGCGCAGGTCGATCGTCTTGTCGTACAGCTCCGCGTCGACGCCCTCCTCGAGCGCGACGTCGCGCAGCGGCCGGCCCGACGACGTGGCCTTCTTCACGATCACCGTGGCGAGGTCGTAGCCGATCGCCTCGTTGAGCGCCGTGGCCGTCGCGAGCGTGTTGCCCGCAGACGCGTCACAGCCGGCCTTGTTGGCCTTCAGGCCGTCGATGCACTTCTCGCTGAACGCGACCGACGCGGTCGACAGCAGCTGGATCGACTGCAGCAGGTTGCGCGCGATCAGCGGGATCCGGACGTTCAGCTCGAACTGGCCCTGCATGCCGCCGATGGTGATCGCGGTGTCGTTGCCGATCACCTGCGCGGCGACCTGCAGCACGACCTCGGGCAGGACCGGGTTGACCTTGCCCGGCATGATCGACGAGCCCTTCTGCAGCTCGGGCAGGAACAGCTCGCCGATGCCGGCG containing:
- a CDS encoding NAD-dependent succinate-semialdehyde dehydrogenase, with protein sequence MSSGPDASREAAVVDGVPKQLYIGGTWRDAGGGGTLDVDDPSTGDVLCAVADGTVADGDAALAAAHAAFPDWRDTAPRERGEVLRRAFELMTERTDDLALLMTLEMGKPLEESRGEIAYAAAFLRWYAEEAVRIDGRFTTSENGKGRILTMRRPVGPCVFITPWNFPMAMGTRKVGPAIAAGCTMVVKPAQQTPLSMLALAAILEEAGLPGGVCNVVTTHSTAEVMAPLIADPRARKLSFTGSTPIGKKLIEQSAEQVLRVSMELGGNAPFLVFEDADLDAAIEGALMAKMRNIGEACTSANRFLVHEAVADDFARRLAHELGSMKVGRGTEEGVRVGPLIDEAAVDKVTELVGDAVDRGAQVLTGGERVGDRGHFYAPTVLAGVDPDARVNHEEIFGPVAPITTFSSDDEAIERANDTEYGLVAYAYTRDLARAFKVMEGLDTGMIGLNQGLVSNAGAPFGGVKQSGFGREGGPEGLGEYLETRYVAMNVP
- a CDS encoding glycoside hydrolase family 2 protein, whose product is MLPVRRQPRRALLGVAVVAAAAAVGVPVATQADGETQVITEVRPAQLVPKSKARPAPTASASSLSQTAPSVINSGPTGRVALTGPWRVKTDRYDTGSSKGYQSGAFDGRAVTLPYSPNARTLTGNAGVESHRGTVAWYRTSFAVQKAGDYRLRFESVNHRATVYLDGRKIGTHVGEYLPFEFLVGLKAGVEHELVVKADWRGPLRMKREGWHRTWFNFGGINREVTLRPVGDSELTAPTINTRLQPDGSAKVDITVHAKNRIDSRALGVIGVLRRGDERYELDFPDLVVPRRGTKILYAQVTVPKPALWEPGSPNLYDLELGVPGESGYVQKVGLRQVQRDGTKLLLNGKRVELHGASIHEDAKGRGDAVTGADMDALVEDLKSIGANATRAQHPLHPALLERLDAAGILLWMGVGPVDAPGAWTSRGPRLLAQAKSRVRASYFQAQPHPSLIVWNLVNEIAGNGHPAGQVPYIQSMSAELKRRDPGRLVALDIWGAHPPKVAGPVYRNIDAIGDTNYIGWYELTKAPRQTVRNAIRTHITDLQKIFPDKIMVVTEFGAEANDLNPTNRPGGFRFQADLLRLHLDEYAKIEDLSGALVWNLRDFAVAPSFAGGSIRKQVPEIRIVKGINQKGLFEYAGRRKRSADVVQGAITRALARTAAGAGG